From the Mycobacterium noviomagense genome, the window CGGTTCGTTTCGCAGCTGGGCTTCACCGTCGCGCCGCGGGTGCGCTCGGCGATCGAAGACATGGCGCCGCAACTGGCCCGGATCACCGCCGAACGGGTAGCTGCGGAATTGGACAAGCTGCTGCTCGGCAAGGACCCGGTGGCCGGTATCGACTTGCTAGTGCAAACCGGGATGGGTGAGGTGGTGTTGCCCGAAGTCGGCGCGATGCGGATGGCGATCGACGAACACCATCAACACAAAGACGTCTACCAGCATTCGCTGCGGGTGTTGCAGCAAGCGATTGACCTCGAGGACGAGGGCCCCGATCTAGTGCTGCGCTGGGCCGCGCTGCTGCATGACATCGGTAAGCCCGCCACCCGCAAGCACGAACCAGACGGGCGGGTGAGCTTTCACCACCACGAGGTGGTCGGCGCCAAGATGGCCCGCAAACGACTGCGGGCACTGAAGTACTCCAAACAGATGATCGAGGACATCTCGCAGCTGGTGTATCTTCACCTGCGGTTCCACGGCTACGGCGAGGGCAAGTGGACCGATTCGGCGGTGCGCCGCTATGTGACCGACGCGGGTCCGCTGCTGCCGCGGCTGCACAAGCTGGTGCGCGCCGACTGCACCACCCGCAACGCACGCCGGGCAGCGCGCCTGCAGGCCAACTACGACCGGCTTGAGGCGCGGATCGCAGAACTGGCCGCCCGCGAGAATCTCGCGGGGATACGCCCCGACTTGGACGGCAACGAGATCATGTCGATCCTCGATATCCCGCCCGGCCCTCAGGTGGGTGAGGCGTGGCGCTACCTCAAAGAGCTGCGGCTAGAACGCGGGCCGTTGACTCGAGAGGAAGCGACGGCCGAGCTGCTGTCCTGGTGGAAGGCACGCGGGAACCGCTGAGGGCCAGGCGCCGTCATTAATCGCATGGAGTACTGCATTGGCGGTGACGACGGCGCGGCCAGAATCTGGGACGGCCAGCCGGACCTAGATCTCGACCACGACGGCCAGTTCGATTCGGTGGGGCTCGACTTCGACGGCGACGGTCTCCGCGACGACGCGCTGGCCGATTTCGACGGCGACGGACTGGCAGACCATGCGGTGCTGGATCTCGATAACGACGGCATGCCGGAGAGCTACTTCACCGATGACGGAACCGGGACATGGCAGGTTGCCGTGGACCGAGGTGGGCAGCTGCGCTGGTTCGGACTCGACGGCGTGGAGCACAGTGGGGGCCCGTTGGTCGACTTCGACGTCGACGGCCGCGTCGATGACCGGCTGGTAGACGTCGACGGCAACGGCCTGGCAGATCGGGTGATGCTGGGCGCGGACGGCGGCGGTTATGACACGGCCTATGTCGACAGCGACGGCGACGGGCAGTGGGACGTCAAGCTCAGCGACAGCGACGGCGACGGTGCCGCTGACGCCGCCGCTGCCCTGTAAACGACTGATCGCCCATTTCAGTCATGTGGACTGATCTGGGTAACGCAGAACAAGCGTCGCGGGAGCTCGCCTTCACAGAACTCACGCACATCGGCGAGTACCCATCCCACGGCCAACTCGTCGACGAGTTGCCTGGAGAAGTAGTGGACGGCGAAGCCGCCGTGCTCGTAGACGTCGTCGCCGTGGGCGATGCCGGCGCGGTAATGTGCGTCG encodes:
- a CDS encoding pullulanase, coding for MEYCIGGDDGAARIWDGQPDLDLDHDGQFDSVGLDFDGDGLRDDALADFDGDGLADHAVLDLDNDGMPESYFTDDGTGTWQVAVDRGGQLRWFGLDGVEHSGGPLVDFDVDGRVDDRLVDVDGNGLADRVMLGADGGGYDTAYVDSDGDGQWDVKLSDSDGDGAADAAAAL
- a CDS encoding CCA tRNA nucleotidyltransferase, producing the protein MPDTAQDADLLTAAAVALNRHAALLRELGALFTDAGHELYLVGGSVRDAVLGRLSPDLDFTTDARPEQAQAVVRGWADALWDTGIEFGTVGVGKGDHRLEITTFRADRYDRVSRNPQVRFGDRLEDDLARRDFTVNAMAVRVTPSGPGEFVDPLGGLAALRAEVLDTPAAPQESFADDPLRMLRAARFVSQLGFTVAPRVRSAIEDMAPQLARITAERVAAELDKLLLGKDPVAGIDLLVQTGMGEVVLPEVGAMRMAIDEHHQHKDVYQHSLRVLQQAIDLEDEGPDLVLRWAALLHDIGKPATRKHEPDGRVSFHHHEVVGAKMARKRLRALKYSKQMIEDISQLVYLHLRFHGYGEGKWTDSAVRRYVTDAGPLLPRLHKLVRADCTTRNARRAARLQANYDRLEARIAELAARENLAGIRPDLDGNEIMSILDIPPGPQVGEAWRYLKELRLERGPLTREEATAELLSWWKARGNR